A region from the Neurospora crassa OR74A linkage group V, whole genome shotgun sequence genome encodes:
- a CDS encoding cytochrome b5, translating to MSQTFTKSQVAEHKDDKSMYIIIDDGVYDITNFLDDHPGGAKILKRMAGKDATKSFWKYHGKSVLEKYGTKLKVGTLAEAAKL from the exons ATGTCTCAGACCTTCACAAAGAGCCAGGTGGCCGAGCACAAGGACGATAAGTCCATGTATATCATCATTGACGACGGTGTTTATGATATCACCA actTCCTCGACGACCACCCCGGCGGCGCCAAGATCCTCAAGCGCATGGCCGGCAAGGACGCTACCAAGTCCTTCTGGAAGTACCACGGCAAGAGCGTGCTGGAAAAGTACGGCACCAAGCTCAAGGTCGGCACTCTTGCTGAGGCTGCCAAGTTATAA
- a CDS encoding integral membrane protein: MGLKSLLNLRKRNSLDDQPKERYSPQPQTRDASYERTLQGEEGVPSDEQIKRATRLRRYFAWSASFGYLVSWVFLILILIGNTSDKPVLRNVYFYKLNLADIIPESVPNAQLINSIAQSIGLHDFYQVGLWNFCEGYQSEGITYCSEPETLYWFNPVKVIMSELLSGATVAIPTAIITILSVLRITSQIMFGFFLTACVLNFVLIFVSPILPVKSRWWSLPLSLFSFASMILTLAASIIGTVISYAFKYAAEAQSDLNIHADVGTYMFVFMWIATGFTMWSFAVHSGMGCCCASKRDLKSGRRLIKPDGRIIHAG; this comes from the exons ATGGGTCTGAAATCACTACTGAACCTCCGAAAGAGGAACAGCTTGGATGACCAACCCAAAGAACGATACTCACCCCAGCCACAAACACGAGACGCAAGCTACGAAAGGACACttcaaggagaggaaggggtacCCAGTGATGAACAGATCAAGCGAGCAACGAGGCTACGGCGATACTTTGCCTGGAGCGCATCCTTTGGGTATCTGGTGTCTTGGGTGTTCCTGATACTG ATTCTCATTGGCAACACATCCGACAAGCCCGTGCTTCGCAATGTTTACTTTTACAAGCTCAACTTGGCCGACATCATCCCGGAATCGGTACCAAATGCGCAGTTGATCAACAGTATTGCTCAAAGTATAGGTCTGCATGACTTTTACCAAGTTGGTCTGTGGAACTTTTGCGAGGGATATCAATCTGA AGGGATCACGTACTGCTCCGAGCCCGAAACGCTCTACTGGTTTAACCCGGTCAAGGTCATCATGAGCGAGCTTCTCTCGGGCGCCACCGTCGCCATCCCCaccgccatcatcaccatcctctcGGTCCTGCGCATCACCTCGCAGATCATGTTCGGCTTCTTCCTAACCGCCTGCGTTCTCAACttcgtcctcatcttcgtctcGCCCATCCTGCCCGTCAAGTCGCGGTGGTGGTCCCTCCCGCTCTCCCTTTTCTCGTTCGCCTCCATGATCCTGACCCTGGCCGCCTCGATCATCGGCACTGTCATCAGCTACGCCTTCAAGTATGCGGCCGAAGCGCAGTCAGACCTCAACATTCACGCCGATGTGGGCACGTACATGTTTGTCTTTATGTGGATTGCCACGGGCTTCACCATGTGGAGCTTCGCGGTACACAGCGGTATGGGATGCTGCTGTGCGAGCAAGCGGGATCTGAAGAGCGGGAGGAGGCTGATCAAGCCCGATGGGCGGATCATCCACGCCGGTTAG